In Gammaproteobacteria bacterium, the sequence GCGAAAGTCGAATATCGATTTCTCGATCGATATAGGACCACTCGTAGGATTCGCGTAACTCGGCGGTTAGTTCATCGAATGCGGCAGCGTCGACGGGGGCGTATTCGAACCAAGTCAGAAAATCGAACGGCTCGTTGTCGCTTAGATCGCGGCAGTGATGTAAACGCCGGGCTATCGCCGGCAGATATTTGAGCCCAGTTTTAATATGTTGCGATCGCCGTTCCAATATCTCCCGACGCTCGTCTTGAGCGAGACTCCACCACGAGGCATTTTTTCGAATCGGAATGAGTGCCGCCATCGTTGCGCCAGGACGATCCGATCCTTCTTGTTTCGCCACCAGCAACTGCTTTTCTTCCTGGATTACATAACGTTCGTTACTGGTGATTCCGCGCAGCAGCCATTGATTATTTTGGGGGGAGCTATCCACTGCCCCGTTGACGACATCTATACACTTTACCAATGCGAGCGGATCGCCGACGATCGTTTTCATTCCCGTCACATGCCAAGCGCCTGCTTCCCCTCCGAGA encodes:
- a CDS encoding chlorite dismutase family protein, which encodes MNRRLFSFLGGEAGAWHVTGMKTIVGDPLALVKCIDVVNGAVDSSPQNNQWLLRGITSNERYVIQEEKQLLVAKQEGSDRPGATMAALIPIRKNASWWSLAQDERREILERRSQHIKTGLKYLPAIARRLHHCRDLSDNEPFDFLTWFEYAPVDAAAFDELTAELRESYEWSYIDREIDIRLSREPG